A window of Mytilus edulis chromosome 10, xbMytEdul2.2, whole genome shotgun sequence contains these coding sequences:
- the LOC139490950 gene encoding putative inhibitor of apoptosis isoform X1, with translation MFIESCIQSHNCLTRRNNLILHNRMGYDEIPQHPLERLRPMRENYELRMNTFQQWSNQNVSPKELCDDGFYYMGSPDMVQCAFCGGVLSGWRPDDDVHKLHAVNFGQCRKVCKYANYEERLASFRNCPSNLSLCPIDLASAGLYYTGKRDICKCFMCDGCVCDWEAGDVPSKEHTRIYPDCPLSQIKA, from the exons ATGTTTATTGAAAGCTGTATTCAGTCACATAACTGTCTCACGAGAAGGAATAACTTAATCCTACATAATAG GATGGGCTATGATGAAATTCCACAGCATCCATTAGAAAGACTGCGACCAATGAGAGAGAACTATGAACTGAGAATGAACACTTTTCAACAATGGTCCAATCAGAATGTATCTCCAAAGGAACTGTGTGACGATGGATTTTATTACATGGGATCACCTGATATGGTGCAATGTGCATTTTGTGGGGGTGTTCTGAGTGGATGGAGACCTGACGATGACGTTCATAAACTGCATGCTGTTAATTTTGGACAATGTCGAAAAGTTTGCAAGTATGCAAATTATGAAGAAAGACTTGCTTCATTTCGAAACTGTCCATCGAATCTATCACTCTGTCCAATTGACTTAGCTTCAGCTGGTTTGTATTATACAG GCAAACGTGACATATGTAAATGTTTCATGTGTGATGGGTGTGTCTGTGATTGGGAAGCTGGTGATGTACCATCAAAAGAACATACGAGAATATATCCGGACTGTCCACTTAGTCAAATAAAGGCTTAA
- the LOC139490950 gene encoding putative inhibitor of apoptosis isoform X2 encodes MGYDEIPQHPLERLRPMRENYELRMNTFQQWSNQNVSPKELCDDGFYYMGSPDMVQCAFCGGVLSGWRPDDDVHKLHAVNFGQCRKVCKYANYEERLASFRNCPSNLSLCPIDLASAGLYYTGKRDICKCFMCDGCVCDWEAGDVPSKEHTRIYPDCPLSQIKA; translated from the exons ATGGGCTATGATGAAATTCCACAGCATCCATTAGAAAGACTGCGACCAATGAGAGAGAACTATGAACTGAGAATGAACACTTTTCAACAATGGTCCAATCAGAATGTATCTCCAAAGGAACTGTGTGACGATGGATTTTATTACATGGGATCACCTGATATGGTGCAATGTGCATTTTGTGGGGGTGTTCTGAGTGGATGGAGACCTGACGATGACGTTCATAAACTGCATGCTGTTAATTTTGGACAATGTCGAAAAGTTTGCAAGTATGCAAATTATGAAGAAAGACTTGCTTCATTTCGAAACTGTCCATCGAATCTATCACTCTGTCCAATTGACTTAGCTTCAGCTGGTTTGTATTATACAG GCAAACGTGACATATGTAAATGTTTCATGTGTGATGGGTGTGTCTGTGATTGGGAAGCTGGTGATGTACCATCAAAAGAACATACGAGAATATATCCGGACTGTCCACTTAGTCAAATAAAGGCTTAA